A stretch of the Salvelinus fontinalis isolate EN_2023a chromosome 22, ASM2944872v1, whole genome shotgun sequence genome encodes the following:
- the LOC129819651 gene encoding transcription factor AP-2-epsilon isoform X1, with protein MLWKSRTKTEPFCLQDRADGLTGSSPSGRLSQLSSLNQAAYSSAPPLCHTPASDFQPPYFPPPYPQSSLSYSQSQDSAYSHLSDPYNSINSIHQHQQAAWHSQRSRSDEGGLLSQSHRALSLDHRREYPGVPRLLHGLGEGAAALGDGPLGMHIGHHGLEDMQVGLFGMEEGSALGILDHSVIKKVPIPSKLNGSSLSALHLSKDGLGIGSVSNPGEVFCSVPGRLSLLSSTSKYKVTVGEVQRRLAPPECLNASLLGGVLRRAKSKNGGRCLRERLEKIGLNLPAGRRKAANVTLLTALVEGEAVHLARDFGYVCETEFPARATAEYLCRQSDPEQLPTRRSMLLATKDICKEFVDLMSQDRSPLGASRPNPCLEHGVQSNLTHFSLLTHGFGTPAICAALSAFQSYLVEAIKMLDKDQGGGKGHHEKEMKHRK; from the exons ATGCTTTGGAAATCGCGAACGAAGACTGAGCCCTTCTGTCTTCAG GACCGCGCAGACGGACTGACCGGCTCCTCGCCGAGTGGGCGACTGTCCCAACTCTCCTCGCTGAACCAGGCAGCTTACTCCTCGGCTCCCCCGCTTTGCCACACACCGGCCTCTGACTTCCAACCTCCGTACTTCCCCCCTCCATACCCACAGTCTTCGCTCTCATACTCCCAGAGCCAGGACTCTGCATACTCTCACTTATCGGACCCCTACAACTCCATCAACTCCATACATCAGCATCAGCAAGCGGCATGGCACTCGCAGAGGTCGCGGTCGGACGAGGGAGGGCTATTGTCACAGTCACACCGGGCTTTAAGCCTCGACCACCGTCGGGAGTACCCGGGTGTACCCCGGCTTCTCCACGGACTCGGGGAGGGTGCCGCAGCTCTAGGAGACGGTCCTCTTGGAATGCATATTGGACATCACGGACTGGAGGACATGCAGGTGGGTTTATTT GGAATGGAGGAGGGATCAGCCTTGGGCATCCTGGACCACTCCGTCATTAAGAAAG ttcCCATCCCCTCCAAGCTGAATGGCTCGTCCCTGTCGGCTCTCCACCTCAGTAAGGATGGTCTAGGGATTGGTTCCGTGTCCAACCCAGGGGAGGTTTTCTGCTCCGTCCCCGGCCGCCTCTCCCTCCTCAGCTCCACCTCCAAGTACAAGGTCACCGTGGGGGAAGTGCAGCGACGGCTGGCCCCGCCTGAGTGCCTGAACGCTTCCCTGTTGGGCGGAGTCCTGCGCAG ggCAAAGTCAAAGAATGGCGGGCGCTGTCTGAGAGAGCGTCTGGAAAAGATCGGGCTTAATCTCCCCGCCGGGCGACGCAAGGCCGCCAACGTCACCCTCCTGACGGCtctagtggagg GTGAGGCGGTCCACCTGGCCCGTGACTTTGGGTACGTGTGCGAGACGGAGTTCCCTGCCAGAGCGACAGCAGAGTATCTGTGTAGGCAGAGTGACCCCGAGCAGCTTCCCACACGACGCAGTATGCTGCTGGCCACCAA GGATATCTGCAAGGAGTTTGTGGACCTGATGTCCCAGGACCGCTCTCCTCTGGGGGCGAGTCGTCCCAACCCCTGTCTGGAGCACGGGGTCCAGAGCAATCTTACCCACTTCAGCCTGCTCACCCACGGCTTCGGTACCCCTGCTATCTGCGCCGCCCTCTCCGCCTTCCAGAGCTACCTGGTGGAGGCCATCAAAATGCTGGACAAGGACCAGGGGGGTGGCAAGGGCCACCACGAGAAGGAGATGAAGCACCGCAAATAA
- the LOC129819650 gene encoding UPF0500 protein C1orf216 homolog isoform X2 produces MLHQDRLVNPQYRGQGGTSSPLRILSNNSQQQGGKRKQGEKDGNFNFLGQDEDVMTGGDENRNQVRPRNLGPLGRDQPHLPPSSNHYGLGPLSPLSRLPCWSPLESLPEIESGDDGYGRVPPDGAEEGKMEEEMGRMSDDEKEKQDLGGGVMKQGVVVEEEEEEVEDPEEWGDSDSDFEFSYRSSGSLSSLNMESGGEGAGMGGWDRIGVGETKPDHHQGGNQETPAAPADPLTPSLTRKWDDKMEKKRSSKPLRTGNSLLDGGALSDSDTDCGELPELEDAVWTLRDRERFKAQEMEKHQVQLTMYRRLALIRWVRTLQGRVQEQQNRLQSSFDVILDHRKELLRMGAATTATATASQS; encoded by the coding sequence ATGCTCCACCAGGACAGACTCGTAAACCCCCAGTACCGAGGCCAGGGAGGCACCTCCTCCCCACTGCGGATCCTCAGCAACAACAGCCAGCAGCAGGGGGGCAAAAGGAAGCAAGGTGAGAAGGACGGCAACTTCAACTTCCTGGGTCAAGACGAGGACGTCATGACGGGAGGAGACGAGAATCGCAACCAGGTGCGTCCTCGTAACCTGGGCCCATTGGGCCGCGACCAGCCCCACCTTCCCCCCTCCTCCAACCACTACGGTCTGGGGCCCCTGTCCCCGCTCTCCCGCCTGCCCTGCTGGAGTCCCCTGGAGTCCCTGCCTGAGATCGAGAGCGGGGACGACGGGTACGGAAGAGTGCCCCCGGATGGCGCGGAGGAGGGaaagatggaggaggagatggggaggatgAGCGATGACGAGAAGGAGAAACAAGACCTGGGGGGAGGTGTCATGAAACAGGGAGTGGTggtggaagaagaagaggaggaggtggaggacccAGAGGAATGGGGCGACAGCGACTCAGACTTTGAGTTCAGCTACAGGTCCAGTGGCAGCCTGTCCTCTCTCAACATGGAGAGCGGAGGTGAAGGGGCTGGCATGGGAGGGTGGGACCGCATCGGTGTGGGGGAGACCAAGCctgaccaccaccaggggggaaACCAGGAGACCCCTGCCGCCCCAGCAGACCCCCTTACCCCCTCTTTGACCAGGAAGTGGGATGACAAAATGGAGAAGAAAAGGAGCAGCAAGCCTCTCAGAACGGGGAACAGTCTGCTTGACGGAGGAGCGTTGTCGGACTCGGACACGGACTGCGGCGAGCTGCCTGAGCTGGAGGACGCTGTGTGGACCCTGAGGGACCGCGAGCGCTTCAAGGCCCAGGAGATGGAGAAGCACCAGGTCCAGCTCACCATGTACCGCAGGCTGGCTCTGATCCGCTGGGTCCGCACCCTGCAGGGTCGCGTCCAGGAGCAGCAGAACCGCCTCCAGTCCAGCTTTGACGTCATCCTCGACCACAGGAAGGAGCTGCTGCGCATGGGCGCTGCCACCACTGCAACTGCCACAGCCAGCCAATCGTAG
- the LOC129819651 gene encoding transcription factor AP-2-epsilon isoform X4: MLVHTYSAMDRADGLTGSSPSGRLSQLSSLNQAAYSSAPPLCHTPASDFQPPYFPPPYPQSSLSYSQSQDSAYSHLSDPYNSINSIHQHQQAAWHSQRSRSDEGGLLSQSHRALSLDHRREYPGVPRLLHGLGEGAAALGDGPLGMHIGHHGLEDMQGMEEGSALGILDHSVIKKVPIPSKLNGSSLSALHLSKDGLGIGSVSNPGEVFCSVPGRLSLLSSTSKYKVTVGEVQRRLAPPECLNASLLGGVLRRAKSKNGGRCLRERLEKIGLNLPAGRRKAANVTLLTALVEGEAVHLARDFGYVCETEFPARATAEYLCRQSDPEQLPTRRSMLLATKDICKEFVDLMSQDRSPLGASRPNPCLEHGVQSNLTHFSLLTHGFGTPAICAALSAFQSYLVEAIKMLDKDQGGGKGHHEKEMKHRK, from the exons ATGTTAGTCCACACATATTCGGCTATG GACCGCGCAGACGGACTGACCGGCTCCTCGCCGAGTGGGCGACTGTCCCAACTCTCCTCGCTGAACCAGGCAGCTTACTCCTCGGCTCCCCCGCTTTGCCACACACCGGCCTCTGACTTCCAACCTCCGTACTTCCCCCCTCCATACCCACAGTCTTCGCTCTCATACTCCCAGAGCCAGGACTCTGCATACTCTCACTTATCGGACCCCTACAACTCCATCAACTCCATACATCAGCATCAGCAAGCGGCATGGCACTCGCAGAGGTCGCGGTCGGACGAGGGAGGGCTATTGTCACAGTCACACCGGGCTTTAAGCCTCGACCACCGTCGGGAGTACCCGGGTGTACCCCGGCTTCTCCACGGACTCGGGGAGGGTGCCGCAGCTCTAGGAGACGGTCCTCTTGGAATGCATATTGGACATCACGGACTGGAGGACATGCAG GGAATGGAGGAGGGATCAGCCTTGGGCATCCTGGACCACTCCGTCATTAAGAAAG ttcCCATCCCCTCCAAGCTGAATGGCTCGTCCCTGTCGGCTCTCCACCTCAGTAAGGATGGTCTAGGGATTGGTTCCGTGTCCAACCCAGGGGAGGTTTTCTGCTCCGTCCCCGGCCGCCTCTCCCTCCTCAGCTCCACCTCCAAGTACAAGGTCACCGTGGGGGAAGTGCAGCGACGGCTGGCCCCGCCTGAGTGCCTGAACGCTTCCCTGTTGGGCGGAGTCCTGCGCAG ggCAAAGTCAAAGAATGGCGGGCGCTGTCTGAGAGAGCGTCTGGAAAAGATCGGGCTTAATCTCCCCGCCGGGCGACGCAAGGCCGCCAACGTCACCCTCCTGACGGCtctagtggagg GTGAGGCGGTCCACCTGGCCCGTGACTTTGGGTACGTGTGCGAGACGGAGTTCCCTGCCAGAGCGACAGCAGAGTATCTGTGTAGGCAGAGTGACCCCGAGCAGCTTCCCACACGACGCAGTATGCTGCTGGCCACCAA GGATATCTGCAAGGAGTTTGTGGACCTGATGTCCCAGGACCGCTCTCCTCTGGGGGCGAGTCGTCCCAACCCCTGTCTGGAGCACGGGGTCCAGAGCAATCTTACCCACTTCAGCCTGCTCACCCACGGCTTCGGTACCCCTGCTATCTGCGCCGCCCTCTCCGCCTTCCAGAGCTACCTGGTGGAGGCCATCAAAATGCTGGACAAGGACCAGGGGGGTGGCAAGGGCCACCACGAGAAGGAGATGAAGCACCGCAAATAA
- the LOC129819650 gene encoding UPF0500 protein C1orf216 homolog isoform X1, with amino-acid sequence MGDSQSRSRSESSTSIESRSRRLESHSQRIESPSRRSEFQPSKMLHQDRLVNPQYRGQGGTSSPLRILSNNSQQQGGKRKQGEKDGNFNFLGQDEDVMTGGDENRNQVRPRNLGPLGRDQPHLPPSSNHYGLGPLSPLSRLPCWSPLESLPEIESGDDGYGRVPPDGAEEGKMEEEMGRMSDDEKEKQDLGGGVMKQGVVVEEEEEEVEDPEEWGDSDSDFEFSYRSSGSLSSLNMESGGEGAGMGGWDRIGVGETKPDHHQGGNQETPAAPADPLTPSLTRKWDDKMEKKRSSKPLRTGNSLLDGGALSDSDTDCGELPELEDAVWTLRDRERFKAQEMEKHQVQLTMYRRLALIRWVRTLQGRVQEQQNRLQSSFDVILDHRKELLRMGAATTATATASQS; translated from the exons ATGGG TGACTCTCAGTCAAGATCAAGAAGTGAATCTTCAACAAGTATTGAGTCTCGTTCAAGAAGACTTGAATCTCATTCACAAAGAATTGAATCTCCATCAAGAAGAAGTGAGTTTCAGCCAAGCAAAATGCTCCACCAGGACAGACTCGTAAACCCCCAGTACCGAGGCCAGGGAGGCACCTCCTCCCCACTGCGGATCCTCAGCAACAACAGCCAGCAGCAGGGGGGCAAAAGGAAGCAAGGTGAGAAGGACGGCAACTTCAACTTCCTGGGTCAAGACGAGGACGTCATGACGGGAGGAGACGAGAATCGCAACCAGGTGCGTCCTCGTAACCTGGGCCCATTGGGCCGCGACCAGCCCCACCTTCCCCCCTCCTCCAACCACTACGGTCTGGGGCCCCTGTCCCCGCTCTCCCGCCTGCCCTGCTGGAGTCCCCTGGAGTCCCTGCCTGAGATCGAGAGCGGGGACGACGGGTACGGAAGAGTGCCCCCGGATGGCGCGGAGGAGGGaaagatggaggaggagatggggaggatgAGCGATGACGAGAAGGAGAAACAAGACCTGGGGGGAGGTGTCATGAAACAGGGAGTGGTggtggaagaagaagaggaggaggtggaggacccAGAGGAATGGGGCGACAGCGACTCAGACTTTGAGTTCAGCTACAGGTCCAGTGGCAGCCTGTCCTCTCTCAACATGGAGAGCGGAGGTGAAGGGGCTGGCATGGGAGGGTGGGACCGCATCGGTGTGGGGGAGACCAAGCctgaccaccaccaggggggaaACCAGGAGACCCCTGCCGCCCCAGCAGACCCCCTTACCCCCTCTTTGACCAGGAAGTGGGATGACAAAATGGAGAAGAAAAGGAGCAGCAAGCCTCTCAGAACGGGGAACAGTCTGCTTGACGGAGGAGCGTTGTCGGACTCGGACACGGACTGCGGCGAGCTGCCTGAGCTGGAGGACGCTGTGTGGACCCTGAGGGACCGCGAGCGCTTCAAGGCCCAGGAGATGGAGAAGCACCAGGTCCAGCTCACCATGTACCGCAGGCTGGCTCTGATCCGCTGGGTCCGCACCCTGCAGGGTCGCGTCCAGGAGCAGCAGAACCGCCTCCAGTCCAGCTTTGACGTCATCCTCGACCACAGGAAGGAGCTGCTGCGCATGGGCGCTGCCACCACTGCAACTGCCACAGCCAGCCAATCGTAG
- the LOC129819651 gene encoding transcription factor AP-2-epsilon isoform X3: MLVHTYSAMDRADGLTGSSPSGRLSQLSSLNQAAYSSAPPLCHTPASDFQPPYFPPPYPQSSLSYSQSQDSAYSHLSDPYNSINSIHQHQQAAWHSQRSRSDEGGLLSQSHRALSLDHRREYPGVPRLLHGLGEGAAALGDGPLGMHIGHHGLEDMQVGLFGMEEGSALGILDHSVIKKVPIPSKLNGSSLSALHLSKDGLGIGSVSNPGEVFCSVPGRLSLLSSTSKYKVTVGEVQRRLAPPECLNASLLGGVLRRAKSKNGGRCLRERLEKIGLNLPAGRRKAANVTLLTALVEGEAVHLARDFGYVCETEFPARATAEYLCRQSDPEQLPTRRSMLLATKDICKEFVDLMSQDRSPLGASRPNPCLEHGVQSNLTHFSLLTHGFGTPAICAALSAFQSYLVEAIKMLDKDQGGGKGHHEKEMKHRK; this comes from the exons ATGTTAGTCCACACATATTCGGCTATG GACCGCGCAGACGGACTGACCGGCTCCTCGCCGAGTGGGCGACTGTCCCAACTCTCCTCGCTGAACCAGGCAGCTTACTCCTCGGCTCCCCCGCTTTGCCACACACCGGCCTCTGACTTCCAACCTCCGTACTTCCCCCCTCCATACCCACAGTCTTCGCTCTCATACTCCCAGAGCCAGGACTCTGCATACTCTCACTTATCGGACCCCTACAACTCCATCAACTCCATACATCAGCATCAGCAAGCGGCATGGCACTCGCAGAGGTCGCGGTCGGACGAGGGAGGGCTATTGTCACAGTCACACCGGGCTTTAAGCCTCGACCACCGTCGGGAGTACCCGGGTGTACCCCGGCTTCTCCACGGACTCGGGGAGGGTGCCGCAGCTCTAGGAGACGGTCCTCTTGGAATGCATATTGGACATCACGGACTGGAGGACATGCAGGTGGGTTTATTT GGAATGGAGGAGGGATCAGCCTTGGGCATCCTGGACCACTCCGTCATTAAGAAAG ttcCCATCCCCTCCAAGCTGAATGGCTCGTCCCTGTCGGCTCTCCACCTCAGTAAGGATGGTCTAGGGATTGGTTCCGTGTCCAACCCAGGGGAGGTTTTCTGCTCCGTCCCCGGCCGCCTCTCCCTCCTCAGCTCCACCTCCAAGTACAAGGTCACCGTGGGGGAAGTGCAGCGACGGCTGGCCCCGCCTGAGTGCCTGAACGCTTCCCTGTTGGGCGGAGTCCTGCGCAG ggCAAAGTCAAAGAATGGCGGGCGCTGTCTGAGAGAGCGTCTGGAAAAGATCGGGCTTAATCTCCCCGCCGGGCGACGCAAGGCCGCCAACGTCACCCTCCTGACGGCtctagtggagg GTGAGGCGGTCCACCTGGCCCGTGACTTTGGGTACGTGTGCGAGACGGAGTTCCCTGCCAGAGCGACAGCAGAGTATCTGTGTAGGCAGAGTGACCCCGAGCAGCTTCCCACACGACGCAGTATGCTGCTGGCCACCAA GGATATCTGCAAGGAGTTTGTGGACCTGATGTCCCAGGACCGCTCTCCTCTGGGGGCGAGTCGTCCCAACCCCTGTCTGGAGCACGGGGTCCAGAGCAATCTTACCCACTTCAGCCTGCTCACCCACGGCTTCGGTACCCCTGCTATCTGCGCCGCCCTCTCCGCCTTCCAGAGCTACCTGGTGGAGGCCATCAAAATGCTGGACAAGGACCAGGGGGGTGGCAAGGGCCACCACGAGAAGGAGATGAAGCACCGCAAATAA
- the LOC129819652 gene encoding proteasome subunit beta type-2-like codes for MEYLIGIQGQDFVIVAADNVAAHSIVKMKQDQDKMFKLSDKILLLCVGEAGDTVQFAEYIQKNIQLYKMRNGYELSPTAAANFTRKNLADYLRSRTPYHVNLLLAGFDETDGPGLYYMDHLSALAKAPFAAHGHGAYLTLSILDRYYRPDLTRDEAMDLLKKCIEELNYRFILNLPSFSVRLIDKDGIHDLEKLIPVGAK; via the exons ATGGAATATTTGATCGGAATTCAGGGACAAGACTTTGTCATAGTTGCTGCTGATAACGTTGCAGCCCACAGCATCGTTAAGATGAAACAGG ACCAGGACAAGATGTTCAAGCTGAGCGATAAGATTCTTTTGCTATgtgtgggagaggcaggagacACAGTACAGTTTGCAGAGTACATTCAGAAGAATATTCAGCTATACAAAATGAGGAATG gttatgaacTCAGTCCAACAGCAGCAGCCAACTTCACACGCAAGAACCTTGCAGACTACCTTCGAAGCAGG aCTCCGTACCATGTGAACCTGTTGCTGGCTGGGTTTGATGAGACGGACGGCCCAGGGCTCTACTACATGGATCACCTGTCTGCTCTGGCCAAGGCCCCCTTCGCTGCCCACGGCCACGGAGCCTACCTCACCCTGTCTATCCTCGACCGCTACTACAGACCAG ATTTGACTCGGGATGAAGCCATGGACCTGCTGAAGAAGTGCATTGAGGAG CTGAACTACCGCTTCATCCTCAACCTGCCCTCCTTCAGCGTCCGTTTGATTGACAAGGACGGCATCCATGACCTGGAGAAGCTTATCCCTGTGGGCGCCAAGTGA
- the LOC129819651 gene encoding transcription factor AP-2-epsilon isoform X2 yields the protein MLWKSRTKTEPFCLQDRADGLTGSSPSGRLSQLSSLNQAAYSSAPPLCHTPASDFQPPYFPPPYPQSSLSYSQSQDSAYSHLSDPYNSINSIHQHQQAAWHSQRSRSDEGGLLSQSHRALSLDHRREYPGVPRLLHGLGEGAAALGDGPLGMHIGHHGLEDMQGMEEGSALGILDHSVIKKVPIPSKLNGSSLSALHLSKDGLGIGSVSNPGEVFCSVPGRLSLLSSTSKYKVTVGEVQRRLAPPECLNASLLGGVLRRAKSKNGGRCLRERLEKIGLNLPAGRRKAANVTLLTALVEGEAVHLARDFGYVCETEFPARATAEYLCRQSDPEQLPTRRSMLLATKDICKEFVDLMSQDRSPLGASRPNPCLEHGVQSNLTHFSLLTHGFGTPAICAALSAFQSYLVEAIKMLDKDQGGGKGHHEKEMKHRK from the exons ATGCTTTGGAAATCGCGAACGAAGACTGAGCCCTTCTGTCTTCAG GACCGCGCAGACGGACTGACCGGCTCCTCGCCGAGTGGGCGACTGTCCCAACTCTCCTCGCTGAACCAGGCAGCTTACTCCTCGGCTCCCCCGCTTTGCCACACACCGGCCTCTGACTTCCAACCTCCGTACTTCCCCCCTCCATACCCACAGTCTTCGCTCTCATACTCCCAGAGCCAGGACTCTGCATACTCTCACTTATCGGACCCCTACAACTCCATCAACTCCATACATCAGCATCAGCAAGCGGCATGGCACTCGCAGAGGTCGCGGTCGGACGAGGGAGGGCTATTGTCACAGTCACACCGGGCTTTAAGCCTCGACCACCGTCGGGAGTACCCGGGTGTACCCCGGCTTCTCCACGGACTCGGGGAGGGTGCCGCAGCTCTAGGAGACGGTCCTCTTGGAATGCATATTGGACATCACGGACTGGAGGACATGCAG GGAATGGAGGAGGGATCAGCCTTGGGCATCCTGGACCACTCCGTCATTAAGAAAG ttcCCATCCCCTCCAAGCTGAATGGCTCGTCCCTGTCGGCTCTCCACCTCAGTAAGGATGGTCTAGGGATTGGTTCCGTGTCCAACCCAGGGGAGGTTTTCTGCTCCGTCCCCGGCCGCCTCTCCCTCCTCAGCTCCACCTCCAAGTACAAGGTCACCGTGGGGGAAGTGCAGCGACGGCTGGCCCCGCCTGAGTGCCTGAACGCTTCCCTGTTGGGCGGAGTCCTGCGCAG ggCAAAGTCAAAGAATGGCGGGCGCTGTCTGAGAGAGCGTCTGGAAAAGATCGGGCTTAATCTCCCCGCCGGGCGACGCAAGGCCGCCAACGTCACCCTCCTGACGGCtctagtggagg GTGAGGCGGTCCACCTGGCCCGTGACTTTGGGTACGTGTGCGAGACGGAGTTCCCTGCCAGAGCGACAGCAGAGTATCTGTGTAGGCAGAGTGACCCCGAGCAGCTTCCCACACGACGCAGTATGCTGCTGGCCACCAA GGATATCTGCAAGGAGTTTGTGGACCTGATGTCCCAGGACCGCTCTCCTCTGGGGGCGAGTCGTCCCAACCCCTGTCTGGAGCACGGGGTCCAGAGCAATCTTACCCACTTCAGCCTGCTCACCCACGGCTTCGGTACCCCTGCTATCTGCGCCGCCCTCTCCGCCTTCCAGAGCTACCTGGTGGAGGCCATCAAAATGCTGGACAAGGACCAGGGGGGTGGCAAGGGCCACCACGAGAAGGAGATGAAGCACCGCAAATAA